The Dioscorea cayenensis subsp. rotundata cultivar TDr96_F1 chromosome 8, TDr96_F1_v2_PseudoChromosome.rev07_lg8_w22 25.fasta, whole genome shotgun sequence genome segment TGGAGAGAGGAGCGGCAGTGAATGGGAGAGATGGGAATGGGTGGACAGCGTTGATGAGAGCTGGGTTCAAAGGTCGGGTTGAGATAATGAAGTTGTTGATGGAGATGGGTGTGGAGATTGAGGCGAGGGATGAGGAGGGGTACACCGCGTTGCATTGTGCGGTTGAGGCCGGGCAAGCCGAGGCTGTGGAGTTGCTGGTGAAGCGTGGAGCTGAGGTTGAGGCGCGCACGGCCAAAGGTGCCACGGCCATGCATATCGCTGGGTCACTTGGGTATGTTGGGATTATGAGGATATTGTCACTGGGTGGAGCGTCTaaagagaagatgatgatgaagaaggtggtggttggaggaggaggaggaggagggtcATTGAAGGATATGAAGAGGAAGTCTAGTGGTAAGAAGATGATGTTGAGAGGGAGCAGTGGTCGAGGGTTGGATCGATCGGCGACGTTGCCCGTGACATGTTCTCACTGAGCAAATCTAGTACTTCTTCCATCGGATCAAATTGTTAATTCATTGTTCCATTAATTTTCATGTTCATTATGAGCTTTTACATGCAAAAAGTTTTTGTAAATTTGTTGTTATGATCCCAAAAACTTATTTAACACCACCCGTTGAAAGCAATGACAACAATAAATTGCATGTGCGGGCAGTTTGAATGATCAATTTTCAGTCCATAACACTTTTAATGTACATGATATTACTTGtgcttttgtcaaaaaaatttgtttatatactcagacactgatttttttttctcaaatatgaaatatatgttgtactgctttcttttttttctcttaccATCTTTATGCACTATTTGAAGTTTTTGTTGGTGAACTATACATCTAAgtattccttttgttttttttttaacaaataaatttgtcttatttaccaacttaaataaatagatttctGTAATTTATgcattaaaatgatatttttaaacaaaaataaaattaaaaatatatagtttttattatttttatttctattgtcAGTGATTGAAGATGACACCCAAAAGTGTCCATCTATCAATGGAATATATTGGTTGCCACTCGAGTAAATATATTCAAGGCGCAGCCAAATGAAGGTTATTAATACTTtaactaaacaaacaaaattcgGTAAAATCATtcatcaaataattttataaattgctAACCTCATCTATGATTCAACATTTGCCAATTAAACGTTAAGCAATTTCCTATATATCAAATTGATGATTTGAAAGAGACAcaaattcatttgaaatttcCTATCAAATCAagctttaatatatttaattaattaaataaaacgaAGTTTCCAAGAAACTcaaatatatattgttgtgGTATTTTTGCTGCCTAGCTAATGGCATATTCCCAAATTGTATACAATCATCATTTGGGATGACATGCAAAGCACCTTTTATTCTGTTcatattaaatgtttgaaaagtGAAAACCATTCATAACAAATcatcttatattattattattatgttcttagaaaattaacatataaaacaaaatataatattataataatataccAATAATGCCGTCCAACCAGACACTTAAACATACAAGTCCAATAATTTGTGTCTGTCTAGCTACTGTCTAAGCAGgcctgcatgtcccaaaaaaaggAAGCAAGGAATTAAACATGGATATCCTAACATAGGtcaaagattatttttttcatttttaatacttaatttttcaacaaattaaataaattatggaCGCTATGATCCCAAGACATTTGGaactttttttacattgagaaACAAAATAGATGATTGAGGTGAGATGTATCTGTTAATTCAACTTTCTAAATTGTTGAATCATTTggttagttttatttattgtaaatttCTCGAAATTGatcttttaattgatttaatttttttaaaattcatgttaatttttctcttttaatggATGCTATGGCATGCATGTTTTTATAATGCCGTAAGACTGATTTTGTCCTTGGTGCATGTTTCTCTTAATTATATACATTACGGTGTAAgagaaacataaatatttaaatataaatatactctCTTAATTTGAGGTAATGATGCATAGTCCCAGAGAGGCATTTGTAAGCTGTTTGTCACCGTTGAGAATGCCAAAATGTTTGTGAGTGACTTTGTTCAATCAAAGAAGATGCACATAAGTATATGATTATTCTTCTCTGGTTGATGAAAACTTTTGGAATTCATGTTTCATGAAGATATATATGAACACTCACCAATCAATCCACCAATCTGGTCAAGAGAATACAAATGTTATCTTTTAAGCTTATATGGAGTGACATGATCATCAAACCATATTAGTGagagaattaaaaacaatttttttttattattttttttgtacaaCACAGATAAATCATTCTAACACATTTATCCTGTTTCAACCACATCTTAGGAGAAAGCTGAATTCTTAATAAATATTAGAGGTAAATATCTTAATCACTTGATCAATGCCACAATggcaaaaaaacataaataaaaaaaaaacaaaaaaaaacaaaaaacccttCATCTTTATagttaactttaaaaaataaaaaataaaaaaagagaatggGTTTTATTCAAATGAGGGACATGTGATGTGATGATTAAAAGTGGCGAGACCAAACCTTTGATTTTGACACGTGCTTGGAAATTTCGATATATATACATGGTGTTGTTAGGAAGAAATAAGAGTGTGTTTGGATGgagataataaatattattaaaataaaaattattatttatagtagtttataattttatatttatatttgaatgtATAATTATTAGAATGAGAATGGAATGGGTAGATAATGAATAATGGCACTGGAGAGGCATATGCATTCCCCTCAAAATTAGTTGGAATGGAACAATTTGGGAAGAAATGAATAGTTTTAGCTCCTGAAATAACACTTTTGccctttataatatttaattaaataaaacttataaaattaaataattaactataataattaaattaaataataattaaaattaaaattattatatatatttacaataattaaagtaaaatgatatttttgcccataaaactaataattaattaaaatgagatatttaatatgaatatttaataataatattcaaaatatttttttaataaaaatatttatcattaattagatTTATGTGGACAAAGAtataaaaagtatttttgttacattctcctcttatttttttaacaaagatataaaagtatatatttttcattcccAATGAAATATTCCTCAAACCATTTTGTCTATTGACATCGGGTCCCTTGCGTAAGGTGTTCGtctcgagtgtcgagcgtggtcccttgcgtagggtgttcgtctcgagtgtcgagcgtggctccctgagttcgatccccatctcgcgCAAGGTGAGCGCTGCTCCCCATGTGTTCATCCCTGGGTTCCggtgcttgtcgcctttctaaaaaaaaaaatttctcaagccaaacacaatttttattctcatttctaTTCATACAGTCTCATTACCATTCCTTTTTTCATTCTGTGAACCAAACTCACCCTAAAATTGTAataaaatgatgatgattattattattaaattaaaataaatattaaacttctaaaaaagaaaatcaatcaaattatagtaaaaataaaataatgttgaatttcaattaaaaaagtattaaataacataaaattgAAACCACGTCATGattgatgaaatgaaaaatgtTGATTGAGATTgatagcaattaaaaaaaattaatattacaatttataaaaaaaatataaataaatttttataaaacatgcCATGTTGATTATAAGGTTACTGTGAACTTTCATTTGCTAATGGATATGTTATCATAAATGAGATAAAGtaaattttatgtaatttaatattaaaaataaaatagtttagaATACCATTATTTTATGGATAGAATGATAAGTATaggatgaaaaatgaaaatattaaatatagataaagaaattattaaaaagaaaaacataaataaccGGCCTAGAAAATGAAAGGGTCGTAGGCACATGAATTAGTATCCATTCTCggtgaattttaaaattttccttaggAGATTAtgattttttcattattaaagtGCTACTGTTACTAACTGCTTGGATTGagaaaaataactttttaaaagagGGATGAATTCAATATAAAACTCGAGTGGACTTTTAGttccttatattttaaaataatttctgtcaacaatatttttttttttaaaagtgtatgcatttcttgcacatatcaaattaaatatatattttttaaatttaaatttacaaatcttttcaatcaattgtatttaattaaaaaactaattttaatttaattttattatattgtaaaatccaaatattcatTGTTATATAACTTACCTTATAACAGAAAATCTGTTACATTCAACGAAATATTAAGTtcgaatatataatttttggatcatatttgtcaatttttaaaattaatattttaaaagattttataaaACTACAATGATCTGTTGAAACTATAATCCACTATGCATTTTAATCGGTTAATTAAAATCAGAAAAAGTTAAGAAATTGATCAAGTACTCCATCCGATACTTCTTCATTCAACTTGATACTTCTTCATTAAACTTATTCACTTCCCCATCGTTCATCAAATGTGAATTTAATTAAGGTGACACTCTCACAACATCTATAGAAAACTTgatcttttaataaatttgtggtttatccactttactCAAAATCTATAGAAAAACACCAAACTCCTATAATGATATAtacatagttaaaaaaaaaatgtagtttaattaacttttcaaataaaatttcataagatATCTCATTCCACAAAGGCagataaaaccaattaaaacacacacacacacacattataaatagtgataagtttattattattgcaaacACAAAGTCACATATATAGATCATCAAAACAAGCACTAAATTAACCATCACAAGATACCATTCCCACTAATTAATAACAGTACcatcttattattaataatacatatatagattGATCAAAGCTAGCATGCAGTGGGAATTAATGGTACTCTTAATAGATTCTTAGCTAGTAGTTTTAATCACTATCACTGTCACTGCTGCTCTTATGGCCATGATGGTcaccttccttcttcttcttctccttcttcttcttctctttcttctccttcttctctccaTGTTCTTCATCTCCTCCATGAATCTTATCCTTTATCTTCTCCACTATACCTCCTCCACTTCCTTCATGgtgcttcttctcttcttccttcttgtGCTCCTCCACCTTCttatgttgttcttcttctttcttatgctctcctcctcctcctcccatgTGAAGCTTCTCTTCAATCTTGTGAATTATTCCtgccatttttttctctcttaacttttctttaaatttttctttgtttctttctttttgttttctagtAAGTGTTATGAGTTTaggtttgtttatttatagatGTGAAGAGATGTTAATGGTGTTGGAGTTGGACTTATTTACGAGAAAACCAGAGTTATCATGATGTTCATCCTTTTCTCGTGATCTGAATTTTATCAAGTAATTGATGAGATCTCGATCGAACCGCGTGAATGACGCTGATTGCCGCGGATTGCGAGGTCAAAGAGACCGGTTATCAAAGGACACGTGGATGGTTTTCTGATGGTCGGTGGTGATGATCGATCATGATGGTATCAAAACGAGAAGTATCTTTTAAGATAAGCTCATGGCccacttttgttttttaaaagtgattctttgtaagtggatgttgatattacaaaatataaaaaaatcattttaaaaaataaataaataatttttagtgaagtttattttttgaaaaatcaaatgatATAGATTCACCGTGTGAGAGTGGTAGGATGTTCCCTTGGACTTGTTATAATAACAAcagtttttttaacaaaataataataataataataataataataataataataataattgtaaatgAATGATGTGGTTAAGGAATGGCCGACTTCTGCCTCGGGATGAGGTCTTTGTAGATGGAAATGTCGGCAAAGTGGTAGTCAATTTGGCAGGGCATCTGATTcaatgacaataataaatagAGAGTGATGGGCTTCCTCTTTTGCTTTAATTGAGGATGTACATGTGGTTGGTGGCACTATCAATTATAGTCATTGATATTATTCATGAGTCATGATATTATTATATAGCaagcaaaaatattaatttaatataaattaatttaaaaagcaaAGGACTGGTTAATTTTGCTTCATTCATAAGGTTGAAAAGGTTTGTTATCATGCTTAAATgaatttgttattaataaagtaAATAGGTATAAAAGAATACAATAAAGGTCTTAAACAAGGTTATGGGCTCACTGGGACTCACTGGGAATTTAGGGGTCTTAATTTTGGAGCTAATTTAGGCCTtgtttgagttgatttttcaaaaaagtgatttttaaagtttaatagaaatatttactcaaaaaaaaaaattatttctccaaagtaagttaagcatttttttttttatttttatgtttgaattaACTTTTTACATAGAAACtctaaaaataagctaaaaatcatcttttttttttcatgatgtaGTCATAACTagtttcgaaaaaaaaaatttgttttccaattttattttattttattttattttgcttatgGTTTTATAGAAAAGTTAatacaaacaaatttttttttagctaaaattattttttataagttaagcgtTTTTGGGCTTtctaaaagctaatccaaataAGGTCTTAATCTAAGAAATGCTCAAACAAATGTCAcgaatatatatgcataattatttgttaaaagtTAATGcttgtaatttattaaaaaaaaacaaaaatgttataTCGAGAGAGAAAGGAGAAGATATTCATGCTTAAATTTTGGGCTCTCGGATTGTTTATCGAATTTATAAGATGATAATGACATGCACATTAATATGAGAATAATATGATCATGATAAGGTAAATTGACATAAAGTAAATATATttcacttattttttatattattaaaaatacatacataaaaaaaggtggactttgattaaaaaaaatagataaaatggATAAAAGTGTTGAAGACGTGCACACTACCATAAATTAATTGTTCAACTTAAATACACGGATTACTAAAAGACGTGAGGATTAGATTGTAAACATATtcctataataattttttttataacattacaTGTAACATATTAATGAAAATCAtcataaaatatcttttacaaCGTGGATAATACCACTTAACCAAAGATTCTTTAATTATTGAAGTTGTTACTAACAGTCaaattcctctttttttctcCTGGCATGCCTCATCTTATATCCCAACTATCCCTCTTTTTGATGTTgaccacatctagtggttgtGTGTCTTTTGTTAGATTCTTAGCAAAGTGGTTCATCGCACTTTTTCGATTAATACGTATAGTGGTTGTGTGTTTTGTCTTTTGTTAGATTCTCATCGAAGTGGTTTTCAATTAACCACATATAGTGGTTGTGTGTTGTACTTTTGTTCGTTCTTAATAGAAGTGGttcatccaccttttcaaaaaaacaaaagcaaagcaGACCCGAGTCCAGATCAACCACTCAGAATCTAGTCAGCGCCGGTAACTCGGGTCTCATGCAATGTCGGAGTCTCGCCAACCTCATGAACCCGATGGCCGAGAAACTCCAGACTTCTTCTAACTGTGGTGAAGTCATCCTCCATCTTCGCTCTAGGCCCCTCTGCGAAAGAAGAGCACCAAGATACAAGCATACGATCAATTTTCACGATGATGCAATGCGCAGAAGAAACAttggcattaaaaatacaatcattcctAGCTAGCCAGACATTCCAAATTAGAGCTTTTGCCACTAAGTCTCCAAAAGCCTTTCTATCGTGATGTAAGCAAGAACGCCACCTTCCCCAAAGATCCTCGATAGAAAACGGGATCCGGGGAATCTGCAGAATCGCTGCAAAGTACTCCCAGATGTACTTAGCAATAGGGCAAAGAATGAACAAGTGATCAGTCGACTCCACACCGGCGTGACACAAGACACAAGTGTCCGTAGGCAGCTTATTACACCTCCTTCTAGCGAGATTTTCCAAAGTCAGGATCTTGTTTTTCCACACCAGCCAGTTgaaaagattgatttttttaggACATCCCCCACGCCAAAAAAATCGTGAAATAGGACACCGGAGACCCCCATCTACAAGGAAATTATAGAAGGACTTCACCGAGAATATACCGTTCCCATTATATCTCCACCGTGTTCTATCAATAAGCCTGCTATCAGCCGTCCGCAAATGTACCCGGAGTTGATTAATCAGATCAACATCAGCAAAAGGTTGTTCGTTCAACAGGTGGATAAGCTCGAGCACCGTACCATTGGGGCAGGGACTGGTCCTGAACTCAtcatcccttttttttattaaataataataataataattgatgcATATTCGTCATGTATCTGTTCACTGTTCTTTAACAACTTTGTACCCGTTCGCTATTTATATCTCTTCCTTTTAATTTACTTTGGtggtttacatatttttatccatatatatatatatatataaataagatagTTTTGGTAGTAAAGAGCTTGGAAATTAAATGGTGGCAAAGTTTGAGTTtcgttttattttgaaaaattcactGGGAGCTGTCATCCATCTGGTCAAGTACCTCGCTTGCCAACTATGATTTTTATATGGTATACCATATATAGTTTTATAGAAGATTGTATATATCGctaactttaataataataataataattttatcatatttttcctTGCATGCAAGCTCAAATTCCATTGTGCAACCACATAATCCAAAATATTATTCCTgagatatattaattaattatattttaatttaatgaaaatttattaaaacaaaatcaaacaagttaGCAACTGTAATTTTATggaaatttattttgtattgatgGTGATCCCAACCGATCCATGACTTTGCAACCATGAAACTAGTGTTTGATGGTTTTGTTGAAGGCTCCAAAACCAGCACACGAAACCTTTGGGCTCGCACGTGATCCCAGTGCCAAGCACGTGTCAACCATCACCTTTCACGTGTCTTtgcattaaatataattaaaacgaGGAAAATATATTCACAAATAAACCAAGTTGAAACTCACAATTGGAcaacacaaattaatatatatatatatatattattggaaAAGTGTCTTAACCAACCCATAAAACTCAAACACATAaccatattaaatatatatttaataaataaaataaaaataacaaaaaggtTTGGTTAAATGGAAAGGTAACAGTGAGTCAGTCAATGGTTTCCCTGTTCTCGTGTGCCATGCAATAATCATTAAACTGTTCCCACGGGCATAAACTAACCATTTTCTTTCTCAAATCTGTGTACGgttctattttaataaaaccaTATCTTTCTTAAATTAGTGATAAAACTTTGGATCAGAGTTACTAAACAATCCCCGGTGATAATTTCAATAAAACACTGACCTCTCATAAGACAAATTTCAAAACTTATAATTATATGCACCATGTGTTTTGAGATACTACATTTAATTGAAATTATGAAACTTTAAAAATCACCATCATAATGGCTTTGCATTTTGTTGGAAAATTACATCTCATCTTATTAGTTATTAcattatgtaatatatatatatatatatatataaactacgTACATTAAGACAATagttaagtatatatatatacaaggatAATaactgaaaataataataacaataacaaaattgggacaatatatatatatatatatatattagaaaagtgACGGGCTATAATATTCCTacagaaaatagaataaagtgtGATGTTAATCAAATTATAAAGTACTAATTTTTGGGTTAATCGGACTGTCGCCGTTCTGTTGGATCATGTTTCAGTTCTTGCCAGCGGAATCTTTAGTTGAAGGGGAGCACGTTGGTTCACAGGAATTGCTGCATGGGATTAATTGAAGGCATGCAtacattatctatatatatatattgcttgaAATTAAATACTAAAGTGGTTTTGGTTTGAGTGCATGTTTCAACAAGAACAAGACTTTTGAACATTCTCTGGAAAAACCGGAAATTTCATTAATTCTCACCATGaacaaaatattaattcaaCCATGTATAAAACTACTTTCTTGTGCTCAGTGCCTGGTTTCCATTCTCAACCACCTTCACAGCCCCTGGTTTTTATCTGTCTATCtttctttgtatatataatatatatactttgaGTTTTCTTATACTAGCTACCTCTTTTAACgataacatttgatatctctaaAACAGATACCAAatggaagagaaaaggaaaaagagatcaaagagaaacatcaacaacatcaacaccaagaagaagaggatgagtTGCACTACAAGAACTCATGACCACTCCTCAACCACCATTCAAACCCTCTTCTTTGCTTGCAACTCTTTTTTCAAGTGTCCAAACTCCGTTCCTTTGCCTTTAGATGTCAACATGATTCACTTCCTTCTTGGTAAGTCTCGCAACAAATCTCCTTTTATATATGTACTTATTATTGTAACAAAgatatcaattaattaatctttAAGTTGTGAACAGATAACATGACTCTTGAGGATGTTGGACTGCACTCAGATCAACTCTTCTTCATGTCTAAAACCACTTCAAATGGAACTCCAAGAATCACATATGCAACAGTATACCAGTGCAACAATTTTTCTGTAAGTCAGTAATgaaataattgatatatatttgagGTTTTCAGTTCATGATCATGAGATTGTTTATTGATTTTCTGCAGATGTGCTTGTTCTTTTTACCACCAAGAGCTGTAATTCCTCTTCATGATCACCCTGGCATGACTGTTTTCACCAAAATTCTTTTCGGATCAATGCATATAAAATCTTATGATTGGATTGATCCTATTCATGAATCCACTCACTGTAAGTGCatgattgtatatatattttaagagtaACATTTAAGcatgaatttattacttgattgataatgaatatatattaattaatggtttAATTTGCAGCTGGTTTAGCGAAAGTTGTCATGGATTCCGTCTTCACTGCACCTAGCAAAAGCTCAATTCTGTATCCAAATGCCGGGGGAAACATTCATTGTTTCACTGCCATTACATCATGTGTTTTTCTTGATGTTCTTGGTCCTCCTTTTTTGGACGGCCGTGATTGCTCATACTACAAAGAacatccttcttcttcctcttcttcttcttcttctccttcttcggGTATGCATTGTTCTTCAATATCATAACTGCATGTGTTAATACTTGTCCATGCATGCATAATGCATTGCcttaaaatttatcattttcaatTCAATTGTGATTCATACATGCCTGCATTGTTTTTTTTGCATGCATTCTTGATAGTAATTCAAGCATAACTTGTCTTTCAGCAGATGGCAATGAAGTAAATGAAGATAATCATAACTGTTGGTTAGAAGAAATTGATGTGCCGAAGGACTTGTTTCGCGGTGTCGAATACCTTGGACCGAAGATAATCGATGCTTGAAATTGAAACTGATATAATGTTTTTAGATCTTCTTTGCTTAATAAGATAGTTGTATAGGTTTTTCAACATCTCTTCTTCGTATTTCCTTTTCAGTACTTGTACGTAGTTGTATATATGTTCATGAAAAAATGTTTTCTTGTTCTGCTACctgttttataaattacttgcattttgtgGTCCTAAATTATATCCTAATAATATGTAGATATCTTATTAGGAAAGttgattgttaattatttttctgaGTCGAGGTGCATGAAAAATCTTTGCCATGAGAAATTATTGAAATACATACTTCTCAATTCCTTTTAATTAACgtgtataattattattatttttttaattgct includes the following:
- the LOC120267151 gene encoding plant cysteine oxidase 2-like encodes the protein MTLEDVGLHSDQLFFMSKTTSNGTPRITYATVYQCNNFSMCLFFLPPRAVIPLHDHPGMTVFTKILFGSMHIKSYDWIDPIHESTHSGLAKVVMDSVFTAPSKSSILYPNAGGNIHCFTAITSCVFLDVLGPPFLDGRDCSYYKEHPSSSSSSSSSPSSADGNEVNEDNHNCWLEEIDVPKDLFRGVEYLGPKIIDA
- the LOC120267534 gene encoding dehydrin HIRD11; translation: MAGIIHKIEEKLHMGGGGGEHKKEEEQHKKVEEHKKEEEKKHHEGSGGGIVEKIKDKIHGGDEEHGEKKEKKEKKKKEKKKKEGDHHGHKSSSDSDSD